In Deinococcus psychrotolerans, a genomic segment contains:
- the deoC gene encoding deoxyribose-phosphate aldolase translates to MTDAPLDLAPYIDHTLLKATATPADLVQLCAEARQHHFKAVCVNPQHIALCAGELRGSGVKIATVCGFPLGATTSQQKAEEARLSVSAGADEVDMVISIGSAIAGDWEYVQADIAAVRAATGSKVLKVIIETCYLSDEQKERATEAAVQAGADFVKTSTGFGTGGATLDDVRLMARVIAGRAQIKAAGGVRSPADAAAMIEAGATRLGTSGGVGLVSGEQNKAGY, encoded by the coding sequence ATGACTGACGCTCCGCTCGATCTCGCGCCGTACATCGACCACACCTTGCTCAAGGCCACCGCCACGCCCGCCGACCTCGTTCAGCTCTGCGCCGAGGCGCGGCAGCACCACTTCAAGGCCGTCTGCGTCAACCCTCAGCACATTGCGCTGTGCGCGGGAGAACTCAGGGGCAGCGGTGTAAAGATCGCTACTGTGTGCGGCTTTCCGCTGGGAGCCACCACCAGCCAGCAAAAGGCCGAGGAAGCCCGCCTGAGCGTCTCGGCTGGGGCCGACGAAGTGGATATGGTCATCAGCATCGGCTCGGCCATCGCGGGTGACTGGGAGTATGTGCAGGCCGACATCGCCGCCGTGCGGGCGGCCACCGGCAGCAAGGTGCTGAAAGTCATCATCGAGACGTGTTACCTCAGTGACGAGCAAAAGGAGAGGGCCACCGAAGCTGCCGTTCAAGCTGGAGCCGATTTCGTCAAGACCAGCACTGGCTTTGGCACCGGCGGGGCCACGCTCGACGACGTGCGCTTAATGGCCCGCGTGATCGCTGGGCGGGCGCAGATCAAAGCGGCGGGCGGCGTGCGCAGCCCTGCCGACGCGGCGGCCATGATTGAAGCCGGAGCCACGCGGCTGGGCACCTCGGGCGGAGTGGGTTTGGTGTCAGGCGAGCAAAACAAAGCGGGGTACTGA